Within Simkaniaceae bacterium, the genomic segment GGCAGAGCCTCTGCTCGAGAAACGGCGATGCGCGTTGCAGCCGGTGCCGTTGCAAAAAAACTTCTGAGCTATTATCACATCCGGATTAAAGCCTACCTCTCCTCCATTTATACGCATCAAACCCCGCCTCTCTCTTTCGATGCTATCCAAACGGGCCTTGAAAAAAGCCGCATCTTTTGTCCCTGCCCCCACACTGAAGATGAGATGCTTACGGCCATCAAGTGCGCTCAAGAAGAGGGGAACTCTCTAGGAGGAACCGTCTCTTTGCTCATCTCTGATTTACCGGCAGGCCTTGGAGATCCCATCTATGAAAAACTCGAAGCTAATCTTGCTAAAGCGATGCTATCCATTCCGGCTTGCAAAGCGATTGAATTTGGATCGGGTTTTCAATCAACTCAGATGATGGGATCGGAACACAATGATCTATATATTTTGGATGGCGATGAGATCCGATGCGCAACGAATCACGCCGGCGGAATCCTCGGCGGCATCTCAACCGGAATGCCCATTGAACTACGGGTTGCCTTCAAACCCACCTCATCGATTGGCAAATCACAAAGGAGCCTCACTTTTGATAAAAAAGAAGCCTCTTTCTCTCTTCAAGAAACCAAACGCCAAGATCCCGCTGTTGCGATTCGCGCTACTCCCGTCGTCGAGGCAATGGGCGCTCTTGTCATCGCCGACGCCCTCCTTATGAACCAAAATGCCCACCTCCTTAGAATTTCGAAAGAGATCTATTGACTTAATTTTCATTTTTACCGATGAGCAAAAATAGAGGTGTAATGCTTGTATTTTTTTAGGTTTTACAAATGAAGATTCTTTGGCGCATTTTAATCGGTTCAATTATCTTGATTTTCATTGGAATCTCATTATGTTATACCCTTCTCCCATCTATTGTCTCCCATACACTCTCAAAGCGGGCCCAAGTCGAAGTGAATATTGATGGAATCACCCTTTCCTTATCTAGCCTGAGTATCCGCGACTTTGTTATGGGCAATCCTCCCCGCTCAATCCTCCCACAAGCACTAAAGATCGGGAAAACCGAAGCCAACGTTCCGATTTCTCATTTTTTTAAGGAAAAAATTCTGATTCCAACAATGAACCTGAACAATCTGTATGTTGGACTTGAGTTTAATTCAAAGAGTGATCACCGGGGAAATTGGACCTATATTATGAAAAATCTCAATGATTCCAACAGCTCTGATCCGAACTCAAATACTGAAGTTTTAATTAAGCAACTCAATTTAAATGACATCACTGTTGCCATCGTCTATAAAGACCAACCTAAAAAAATTCGAACCGTTCATATCTCTTCGCTACAGTTCACCGATGTTTCAAGTCAGGGTGGCATTCCAAC encodes:
- the aroC gene encoding chorismate synthase, with protein sequence MGSNSFGQIFRITTWGESHGKAIGVVIDGCPAMLSLSEEDIHLELDKRRPGVLPGTTERKEPDRCEILSGVYEGKTTGTPISIIIYNQDVKSFNYDQMKDVLRPGHANFTYMAKYGVFDHRGGGRASARETAMRVAAGAVAKKLLSYYHIRIKAYLSSIYTHQTPPLSFDAIQTGLEKSRIFCPCPHTEDEMLTAIKCAQEEGNSLGGTVSLLISDLPAGLGDPIYEKLEANLAKAMLSIPACKAIEFGSGFQSTQMMGSEHNDLYILDGDEIRCATNHAGGILGGISTGMPIELRVAFKPTSSIGKSQRSLTFDKKEASFSLQETKRQDPAVAIRATPVVEAMGALVIADALLMNQNAHLLRISKEIY